Genomic segment of Prochlorococcus marinus CUG1417:
ATCTTTTGTTAATAAATCAGTTAAAAAAATATTGCAATCAAATTTTGAAAGTACAATTGAAAGTAATAAACCTGTGGGACCTGATCCAACAATTTTAAAATTGAGTTTGTTTTTCATCAAATTATATTTCATCAACTATCTATTCAAATAAATATAGCAAATTTCCTCAAATGCTGGTCTTAATAAATAGGGGTACTCACCAACCCATAAGTTAGTTTCAGGAAGCCATGCATCGGTCAAATAAAAATCTCTGTCAAAATTACGGTTATTAGATGTTATTAAACATCTAATACTCGAACCCACCCTAATTTGACTATGCTTATTTTCCATAGGAAAACTTAATTTTTCCAAATAACCATCTTCATCTTCTAATTCAAGTACTAACCAAGTTCTTTTGTTTTCGATAACTTCTAATCGACCTTGCCTATTAGATTGTTCTCTTGAACTTTCAATCTTTTCTGTTTTATAGATATCTGATACGTAGCCATCAAATATAGAAAAAAATTTATATTTTCTTAACTGCAAATTTTTTCTACTTGATTCAAGAATTGGGCCCCAGATGATATACAAAAAGAAACCTACACATAAGAATAACCAGAAATTATTAGTTTGATCTCCAGTCGAACTAATAATTAATGAGATAAATCCACCAATTGAAGAAATTATTACTCTTTGAAGAATTTTTCTCGGATTCCCCAACGCGTACTTAAATTGACTTCCTGTACCAACTGCAGGAATTAGTTTTGAAATTTGACTTGAATTAATTGGAATTATCATTTTAAAAAATCAATTTTTCAAGTCCGTAAACTAAAATTTCATAATTACCAATTTTTTTAATAGCCTGTAAAACTCCTGGCATATATGCCTTTCTATCAATAGTGTCATGCTTAATTGTGTAGGTTTCACCAGGAGATCCCATAATTACTAACTGATGAGCGAGTAATCCTGGTAATCGTACAGAATGTATATTAATTCCTGAATCTCTGAGCCCACCCCGTACACCTTTCAATGACTCAGACTCGTTTACTAAATTCTGATTAAATTTCTTTGGATATTCTTCAATCATTTCTGCAGTTTTTATACAAGTCCCACTAGGAGAATCAGCTTTTTGATTATGGTGCATTTCTATTAATTCAATATTGTCATAAAACCTTGCAGCTACAGATGCCGCCTGCTGAAGAAGAACCATACCTACTGAAAAATTAGGAATTATTGCACAACCAACCGATGCTTTCTCAGCAAAAACAGACAAATCTTGTATTTGCGAAGGGCTGAGACCTGTAGTTCCTACTACTGGTGATACACCATATGCAATAGCTGATCTGGTATTTTCATATACAGAATCAGGATGAGTAAAATCAACCAGCACAGGTTTGATTTTTTCATTTCTATAATTTTGACTGACAGAACACAAAGTTCCTTCAAAATCATTTGAAACAAAAACATCACAATTTTTCACCTTCAATAATTCAGAAATATTTGAGCCATTGTTCTTTTCGTTTATGTCGATTGCTGCAACAAGTTCACAATCATTAGAATTTAAAACAGTATTAACAACTTCGCTACCCATTCTGCCTAAAGCTCCGGATACTAGTACTGGTATGGGTTTTTTAGAATTTTCAATCATTTTTTTAAAAAATTTTTTTTTAAAGGTTGTTACACGCTATTTATATTGCACACAATAACGTCTTTTCATTCGTAGGCTGGTAGAAATACTTAAAGAAAATCAATGTTTACGCAGGTCCGCTCAGCAAACCGCAGAGTATCTCCTGTTGAGGATAACAAACACAAAGTTGTAATAAAAGCAGTTTATGTTGTCCTTGAGCCACAATACCAAAATTCCTTAACGGAAGCTGCAAAGTCAATAAATAAAATGAATGGTCCAATAGGTATAGACCTTAGCGGCTATCTTATTGAAGAACTTAGGAATGATAGTAATTTTGAAGATTTTAAAGAAGATATAGCTAATGCGGATATATTCGTTGCTTCTCTAATTTTCATTGAAGACCTTGCTCAAAAAGTGGTTGATGCAGTATCTCCATTTAAAGACAAACTTAAAGCATCAATTATTTTCCCCTCCATGCCAGAGGTAATGAGATTAAATAAGCTAGGTTCATTTAGTATGGCCCAACTTGGTCAATCTAAAAGTATTATTGGAGATTTAATAAAAAAGAAAAAAGAATCTGATGGAGCAAGTTTCCAAGATTCAATGTTGAAGTTATTAAATACACTACCTTCAATACTTAAATATTTACCAGTAGAAAAAGCTCAAGATGCTAGAACATTTATTCTTAGTTTTCAGTATTGGTTAGGTGGTACCACTGAGAATTTAAAAAACTTCTTGTTAATGATTTCTGAAAAGTACGCTGTTTCAGAGATCATAAAAGATCAAATAGAAGAATTCAAAATTCAAGACCCTGAAACATTCCCAGATTTAGGAATTTGGCATCCTCTTGCTCCTTGCATGTTTGAAAGCCTTAAAGAATATCAAAATTGGGAAAATAATAGGAAAGATATAAATCCTAAAAATGACAAAACTCCAACAATAGGCTTAGTTCTTCAAAGGAGTCATATCGTTACGGGAGATGATGCTCATTACGTTGCTGTTATTCAAGAATTGGAATACAGAGGTGCGAGAGTACTACCTATCTTCTGTGGAGGTTTAGATTTTTCTAAACCAGTTAATGAATTTTACTATGATTCCATAAATAAGGATCAACCTATAGTAGATGGAGTTGTATCTCTAACAGGATTTGCACTAGTTGGTGGGCCAGCAAGACAAGATCATCCTAAAGCTATTGAAGCCCTAAAAAGGTTAAATAGACCATATATGGTTGCACTTCCATTAGTCTTCCAAACAACACAAGAATGGGAAGATAGTGATCTAGGTTTACACCCTGTTCAGGTAGCACTTCAGATTGCAATTCCAGAGCTTGACGGTGCTATTGAACCTATTATTCTCTCAGGTCGTGATGATGCTACAGGTAAAGCGCATACGCTCCAAGATCGAGTTGATGTCATAGCTGAAAGAGCAATAAAATGGTCAACTTTAAGGGTTAAACAAAGAAAGGATAAAAAATTAGCCATCACAGTATTTAGTTTTCCACCAGACAAAGGAAATGTTGGTACGGCAGCATACTTAAATGTTTTTGGTTCGATTTATAGAGTACTTCTTGAAATGAAATCGAAAGGATATCAAATAGATGAACTTCCAAGTAATTCAAAAGAATTAATGGAAAAAGTAATTAACAATCCCGAAGCAATGGATGGCTCTCCTGAGTTAAATATTGCTCATAAGATGTCAGTTAAAGAATACGAAGAGTACACACCATATTCACAAAGACTTGAAGAAAATTGGGGTAAACCTCCTGGGAACCTTAATAGTGATGGACAAAACCTTCTTATCTATGGAAAACATTTTGGAAATGTTTTTATAGGAGTTCAACCTACATTCGGTTATGAAGGAGATCCTATGAGATTGCTCTATTCAAGAAGTGCTAGTCCTCATCATGGTTTTGCTGCTTATTACACCTATGTAGAAAAAATCTGGGGGGCTGATGCTGTTCTTCATTTTGGAACTCACGGCTCACTTGAATTTATGCCTGGGAAACAGATGGGCATGAGTGAAACTTGCTATCCAGATTCTCTCATTGGATCATTGCCTAATTTGTATTACTATGCTGCGAATAATCCATCTGAAGCAACAATTGCGAAGAGAAGAGGATATGCTTCAACTATTAGTTATCTGACTCCTCCAGCGGAAAATGCAGGACTCTACAAAGGACTCAAAGAACTAAGTGAACTTGTTGGTTCTTATCAACAATTAAGAGAAAATAGCAGGGGTATTCAAATTGTTAATGCAATAGTTGAGACTTCTAAACAATGTAACCTTGATAAAGATGTAGAGCTTCCTTCAAAAGACATAGAAGAACTTTCAATAGATGAAAGAGATTTATTTGTTGGGAATGTCTATAAACAGTTGATGGAAATTGAAAGTAGATTGTTACCTTGCGGTCTTCATACTATTGGAGAAGCTCCAACAGCTGAAGAAGCTGTTGCAACACTTGTAAATATTGCATCTTTAGAGAGAGAACAAGAAGGATTAAGATCTCTTCCTGGATTACTCGCGGAATCCATCGGTCTAACTATTGAACAAATTTATGATGGTAATAATAGAGGTGAACTTAAATTTGTAGAGTTAAATGAAAAAATCATAAAAACATCAAGAGAGTCGATTTTTGCGATGGTCAACTCTTTAAAAATTGTTAATGGCAGAGTTTATTTAGAAAAATCACTTCTTTCCAAACTTTTCGATTTACTTAAAGTTTTTGGTTTAAATCTACCCACCCCTTGGCTAAGAGTATGCAGATTAAACGGATTTAATGAAGTTAACCAGAAGGAATTAAATAAATTATTTGATTACTTACTTTTCTGTCTGGAACAGGTCTGCGCTGACAAAGAAATGGATAGCCTCATTAAAGCACTAGATGGAAATTATGTTTTACCTGGTCCAGGTGGAGATCCTATAAGAAATCCAGGCGTTTTACCAAGTGGTAAAAATATCCATGCGCTTGATCCTCAGTCAATCCCAACTACAGCAGCAGTAGCTGCAGCAAAGTCTGTTGTTGACAAATTAATTGAAAAACAAAAAGAAGAGCAAGGAACTTGGCCTGAAACAATAGCTTGTGTTTTATGGGGTACTGATAACATCAAAACTTACGGAGAATCACTGGCACAAATCTTATGGTTTGTTGGGGTAAAACCAAAACCAGATTCTGTTGGAAGAATTAACAAACTAGAATTAATCCCTTTAGAAGAATTAGGTAGGCCAAGAATAGATGTAGTAGTTAACTGTTCAGGAGTATTTAGAGATCTATTTATTAATCAAATGGCATTAATAGATCAGGCAGTCAAATTAGCAGCTGAAGCTGATGAACCATTGGAATCTAATTTTGTAAGGAAACATTCACTAGAACAAGCAGAAAAAGAAGGTACTTCTATCAGAGAAGCTTCAGCGAGAGTATTCTCTAATGCAAGTGGAAGTTACAGTTCAAATGTTAATTTAGCCGTAGAAAATTCAACATGGGAGGAAGAAAATGAATTACAAGAAATGTATTTATCTCGCAAAACATATGCCTTTAACGCCGATAATCCAGGTGAGATGAATCAAAAAAGAGAGGTATTTGAGTCAGTCATGAAAACAGCAGATGTTACATTTCAAAACCTTGATTCTTCAGAGATTTCATTAACAGATGTAAGTCATTATTTTGATTCTGATCCAACAAAATTGATCAAGACATTAAGAGATGACGGAAAAGAACCAAGTAGCTACATAGCTGATACAACAACTTCTAATGCTCAAGTTAGAACACTTGGAGAAACTATCAGATTAGACTCAAGAACAAAACTTTTAAATCCTAAGTGGTATGAAGGTATGCTCAAATCTGGCTACGAAGGAGTTAGAGAACTTTCTAACAGACTTAATTACACCCTTGGTTGGAGTGCGACAAGTGGTCAAGTAGATAATTTTGTATATGAAGAAACTAATGAAACATTTATAAATGACGAAGAGATGAGGAAAAGATTAATGGATCTTAATCCTAATAGTTTCAGAAGAATTGTTGGAACGTTGCTAGAAGTCAATGGTAGGGGATATTGGGAAACTTCAGATGAGAATATAGAACAGTTGAAAGAACTATACCAAGAGGTAGAGGATAAAATCGAAGGAGTTAAAGAATAATTAATTTATTATTTTCTGTAAATTTTATCTGCTACTTTCAGGATTTGATAATTTAGTTTGACGTTGTGAACTCTCACAATGTCAATATTAAATTGAGAACAAAGACAACTTATTGCAAGTGTTCCTATGTCCCTTCCTTTTGGATTTTTCTCATTCAAAATTTCTCCTATAAATCTCTTCCTAGATGCACCTATCAAAATTGGCAAATTCCATTTTTTAAATTCATCTAAGTTTCTCAAGATTTCCAAATTATGATTGATATCCTTTGAAAAACCTATTCCAGGATCCACTATTATATTTCTTTCAGATATATTTTTTTCTAAAGCATTCTTTATTAAATTATCAAGCGAGCACTTAACATCATTCAATACATTCTGGTAATTAGAGAGTTGATTCATGTTTTGACTATTACCACGACTATGAGTTATTACGAATGGACAGTTGAATTTTGATACAACATCCAAAATTTTTATATCTCTTCTTCCTCCCGTGACATCATTTATCCAATCAGCACCATTTAAAAGAGCTTCGTAAGCCACTTCAGAATTAAAAGTATCAATAGAAATTAAAACATCTGGAAATTCAGATTTTATTAATTTTAGATATGGGATCAATCTTTTAATTTCTATACTAGATCCAACTTCTTCAGCCCCAGGTCTCGTACTTTGAGCACCAAGATCAACAACATCAACACCATTACTCAAGAAATGATTTACTTGACCCAAAACTTTTTTTGAAGTATTTAATTCCCCACCATCACTAAATGAATCAGGAGTTAAATTAATAACTCCCATAATCGAAGTTTTTTGGCCCCAGTCTTTTGGCCATGGATTTTTCTTATTGATAATTTGCAATTCTTGCGAAACTATTCGGATCTAATGAAGCCCCTCCAACTAACACCCCATCTATATCACTCATAGACATGATTTCGTCAATATTATTAGGTTTGACAGATCCTCCATATTGAATAATTACATCATCAAAACCTATTAATTTCCTAATCAAAGAACATATCTTATTAGCGTCTTCTGCCTCACATGTTTTACCAGTGCCGATAGCCCATATTGGTTCATAGGCAACAATTAAATTAGATGGGTCTGTATTTTCTAATCCTTGTTCAACCTGTCTAGTAATAACTCTATCAGCTTCTCCTCTCTCTCTTTGTTCTAATGTTTCTCCTACACAAACTATTGGAGTAAGTCCACTAGCTTGAGCAAAAACTGCTCTTTTATTAATTTGTTCATCACTTTCACTAAAATATTTCCTTGGTTCACTATGTCCAACAATTGCATATGAGACACCATGTTCAATAAGCATTTTTGGAGATATTTCTGCAGTAAATGCTCCTTGATCTTCCCAATGAATATTTTGGCTAGAAATTTCTAAATAATCAAAATCAGAATGATCAGAAAAGGTTGAAATAGCTGTAAAAGGTGGAGCAATAACAACTTTACGATCGTCTTTAATATTTTTTATTAAAGGAATAAACTCTTCTAAATAGGATTTAGCTTCAGCACAAGTCATGTGCATTTTCCAATTACCAGCAATTACAGAATTTCTCAAAATACTATCTCCAAGAAAAATATACTAATACAAAGTGAGTTGAATACGCTAACTATTCAAAAATTAATTCATTTTTTAGAAATATTACTTTATCTCCCTTGTTTAATTTCCTTCCTCTCCTAGTCTCAATTGCACCATTAACCTTAACAGAACCGGATTTAATAAAAATTTTTGCTTCGCCACCAGAAGATACCAAATTTTTCCATTTTAAGAATTGATCCAATTTCATTGTTTTTTATACCCAAAGATATTGATAAAGTAGGATAAACATTTAAATATATAATATCTTGAGGCTAATACCACCAGTCAGACCATATTCAAATAGGTTTATCAAGGGTTTTATATGCATGCTTATTTACGTAGCTTGTTGGCCTTTATTAGCTTATTTAGCTGGAAATTTAATACCAGCAATTGGGTCAGGTGATCTTTCAAAAGTTTCTAGCATAATAATTAAGTCTTTATTTGTATTTTTAGTTCAGAAAACTGCTCAATTTGGACAGGATGTATTCATAGCAAAACCATCCTTAGAAATTAGTGAAGTTATGAGAGGAAATTTATTTAGCAGAATTCAAAAAATAAAGATGAATTCTGTTGAAAATATTTCAGCCGGGGACATCACATATAGACTTACAGAAGATGCAGACAGGGTAAGCGAAGTTATTTATAAAACTGCTCAAGATACTATTCCATGCACTTTACAGTTGTTAGCGGTAATAATCTACATGTTTTATTTAGACTGGTCACTAACAGTATCAACATTCGTTTTAGCACCATTGATTATTCTTTCAGTTAACAGTTTTGGAAGAAGAGTTTTAATAGCATCTGAAAAAAGTCAAGAATCAACAAGTAATTTAGCTGGTTTAATAGGTGAATCTATAAATGGAATGTCTACGATAAGAGCTTTTGCTGCAGAAAATTGGATTGAGAAAAGATTTTATAAAAGATTAAGTACAAATAAAAAAGCAAAATATAAAACATTGAAACTACTTGCATTTCAACATCCAGTTGTAGGATTTGTTGAAGCATTTGGAATATTAGCAATATTAGGTTTAGGAGCCGCAAGAATCAATCTAGGCCTTCTAACAAGCGAAGAATTTAGTAGTTTTTTTGCTGCAATATTAATGCTTATTGATCCAATAAGCCATGTGAGTACAAATTTTAATGACTATAAGCAGGCAGAAGCCTCAATAAAAAGGTTAAAAAACATAAATCAAGAACCTGTCGAAGATGATAAAGAAAATTTACGAAGGCTATCCAATTTTGAAGGCAAAATAAGTTTCAAGAAAGTATATTTCGCTTACAAAAAAGATAATCAAGTACTTAAAAATATCAATTTAGAAATCAAAAGAGGTGAAGTCACAGCCTTTGTTGGAGCTTCTGGGGCTGGCAAAAGTACAATGTTGGCTTTGATATTAAAGTTTTTATCTCCAAATAATGGGGAC
This window contains:
- the dapB gene encoding 4-hydroxy-tetrahydrodipicolinate reductase is translated as MIENSKKPIPVLVSGALGRMGSEVVNTVLNSNDCELVAAIDINEKNNGSNISELLKVKNCDVFVSNDFEGTLCSVSQNYRNEKIKPVLVDFTHPDSVYENTRSAIAYGVSPVVGTTGLSPSQIQDLSVFAEKASVGCAIIPNFSVGMVLLQQAASVAARFYDNIELIEMHHNQKADSPSGTCIKTAEMIEEYPKKFNQNLVNESESLKGVRGGLRDSGINIHSVRLPGLLAHQLVIMGSPGETYTIKHDTIDRKAYMPGVLQAIKKIGNYEILVYGLEKLIF
- a CDS encoding magnesium chelatase subunit H; translation: MFTQVRSANRRVSPVEDNKHKVVIKAVYVVLEPQYQNSLTEAAKSINKMNGPIGIDLSGYLIEELRNDSNFEDFKEDIANADIFVASLIFIEDLAQKVVDAVSPFKDKLKASIIFPSMPEVMRLNKLGSFSMAQLGQSKSIIGDLIKKKKESDGASFQDSMLKLLNTLPSILKYLPVEKAQDARTFILSFQYWLGGTTENLKNFLLMISEKYAVSEIIKDQIEEFKIQDPETFPDLGIWHPLAPCMFESLKEYQNWENNRKDINPKNDKTPTIGLVLQRSHIVTGDDAHYVAVIQELEYRGARVLPIFCGGLDFSKPVNEFYYDSINKDQPIVDGVVSLTGFALVGGPARQDHPKAIEALKRLNRPYMVALPLVFQTTQEWEDSDLGLHPVQVALQIAIPELDGAIEPIILSGRDDATGKAHTLQDRVDVIAERAIKWSTLRVKQRKDKKLAITVFSFPPDKGNVGTAAYLNVFGSIYRVLLEMKSKGYQIDELPSNSKELMEKVINNPEAMDGSPELNIAHKMSVKEYEEYTPYSQRLEENWGKPPGNLNSDGQNLLIYGKHFGNVFIGVQPTFGYEGDPMRLLYSRSASPHHGFAAYYTYVEKIWGADAVLHFGTHGSLEFMPGKQMGMSETCYPDSLIGSLPNLYYYAANNPSEATIAKRRGYASTISYLTPPAENAGLYKGLKELSELVGSYQQLRENSRGIQIVNAIVETSKQCNLDKDVELPSKDIEELSIDERDLFVGNVYKQLMEIESRLLPCGLHTIGEAPTAEEAVATLVNIASLEREQEGLRSLPGLLAESIGLTIEQIYDGNNRGELKFVELNEKIIKTSRESIFAMVNSLKIVNGRVYLEKSLLSKLFDLLKVFGLNLPTPWLRVCRLNGFNEVNQKELNKLFDYLLFCLEQVCADKEMDSLIKALDGNYVLPGPGGDPIRNPGVLPSGKNIHALDPQSIPTTAAVAAAKSVVDKLIEKQKEEQGTWPETIACVLWGTDNIKTYGESLAQILWFVGVKPKPDSVGRINKLELIPLEELGRPRIDVVVNCSGVFRDLFINQMALIDQAVKLAAEADEPLESNFVRKHSLEQAEKEGTSIREASARVFSNASGSYSSNVNLAVENSTWEEENELQEMYLSRKTYAFNADNPGEMNQKREVFESVMKTADVTFQNLDSSEISLTDVSHYFDSDPTKLIKTLRDDGKEPSSYIADTTTSNAQVRTLGETIRLDSRTKLLNPKWYEGMLKSGYEGVRELSNRLNYTLGWSATSGQVDNFVYEETNETFINDEEMRKRLMDLNPNSFRRIVGTLLEVNGRGYWETSDENIEQLKELYQEVEDKIEGVKE
- the folP gene encoding dihydropteroate synthase, with protein sequence MQIINKKNPWPKDWGQKTSIMGVINLTPDSFSDGGELNTSKKVLGQVNHFLSNGVDVVDLGAQSTRPGAEEVGSSIEIKRLIPYLKLIKSEFPDVLISIDTFNSEVAYEALLNGADWINDVTGGRRDIKILDVVSKFNCPFVITHSRGNSQNMNQLSNYQNVLNDVKCSLDNLIKNALEKNISERNIIVDPGIGFSKDINHNLEILRNLDEFKKWNLPILIGASRKRFIGEILNEKNPKGRDIGTLAISCLCSQFNIDIVRVHNVKLNYQILKVADKIYRK
- a CDS encoding RNA-binding S4 domain-containing protein produces the protein MKLDQFLKWKNLVSSGGEAKIFIKSGSVKVNGAIETRRGRKLNKGDKVIFLKNELIFE
- a CDS encoding ABC transporter ATP-binding protein; translation: MLIYVACWPLLAYLAGNLIPAIGSGDLSKVSSIIIKSLFVFLVQKTAQFGQDVFIAKPSLEISEVMRGNLFSRIQKIKMNSVENISAGDITYRLTEDADRVSEVIYKTAQDTIPCTLQLLAVIIYMFYLDWSLTVSTFVLAPLIILSVNSFGRRVLIASEKSQESTSNLAGLIGESINGMSTIRAFAAENWIEKRFYKRLSTNKKAKYKTLKLLAFQHPVVGFVEAFGILAILGLGAARINLGLLTSEEFSSFFAAILMLIDPISHVSTNFNDYKQAEASIKRLKNINQEPVEDDKENLRRLSNFEGKISFKKVYFAYKKDNQVLKNINLEIKRGEVTAFVGASGAGKSTMLALILKFLSPNNGDIFIDDKNLKILNTKDIRKNIALVQQQPFLFSGTIIDVIRMGRNFTKEEVIESARIANAHNFIQKLPEKYETKITERGSNFSGGQIQRIAIARAILGNPSVLLLDEATSALDAESESEVQEGLNRAMKDRTVIVIAHRLATTQEANKIVVFDKGEIIEVGKHIDLINKSGIYKELCEKQLIKKL
- the tpiA gene encoding triose-phosphate isomerase, producing MRNSVIAGNWKMHMTCAEAKSYLEEFIPLIKNIKDDRKVVIAPPFTAISTFSDHSDFDYLEISSQNIHWEDQGAFTAEISPKMLIEHGVSYAIVGHSEPRKYFSESDEQINKRAVFAQASGLTPIVCVGETLEQRERGEADRVITRQVEQGLENTDPSNLIVAYEPIWAIGTGKTCEAEDANKICSLIRKLIGFDDVIIQYGGSVKPNNIDEIMSMSDIDGVLVGGASLDPNSFARIANYQ